One window of the Periophthalmus magnuspinnatus isolate fPerMag1 chromosome 17, fPerMag1.2.pri, whole genome shotgun sequence genome contains the following:
- the fzr1b gene encoding fizzy-related protein homolog gives MDQEYERRLLRQINHQNIPKEARLTKCVSATCSPVSVKSGDRFIPTRAGSNWSINFHYANENCRSPSQNHKAKDASSDSSKDAVAYAALLRNELLGAGIETVPDPHTDDRHHPVLFQDSHSLFKYTVHTKRVPFNCDNEVSPYSLSPLSNKSHKLLRSPRKPARKISKIPFKVLDAPELQDDFYLNLVDWSAGNLLSVGLGACVYLWSACTSQVTRLCDLSVDGDSVTSVCWNERGSLVAVGTHKGYVQIWDAAGGRKLTSLEGHSARVGALAWNGEQLSSGSRDRVILQRDVRTPPSASTEKRLQGHRQEVCGLKWSPDHQHLASGGNDNKLLVWNSSSLLPVQQYSDHLAAVKAIAWSPHQHGLLASGGGTADRCLRFWNTLTGQALQSTDTGSQVCNLAWSKHANELVSTHGYSQNQILVWKYPSLTQVAKLTGHSYRVLYLAVSPDGEAIVTGAGDETLRFWNVFNKTRCTKESKSVLNLFTRIR, from the exons ATGGACCAAGAGTACGAGAGGCGCCTGCTCCGGCAGATAAACCACCAGAACATCCCCAAAGAGGCCCGCCTGACCAAG TGTGTAAGTGCGACCTGTAGTCCTGTCAGTGTTAAGTCTGGGGATCGCTTCATTCCCACACGAGCTGGAAGCAACTGGAGCATAAACTTTCATTATGCAAAT GAGAATTGTCGCTCTCCCAGTCAGAACCATAAAGCGAAGGATGCAAGTTCAGACTCAAGTAAAG ATGCAGTGGCCTATGCAGCCCTCTTAAGGAATGAGTTACTTGGAGCAGGAATAGAAACCGTGCCGGACCCTCACACAGACGATAGGCACCACCCTGTGCTTTTTCAAGACTCTCATAGTCTTTTTAag TACACTGTTCATACAAAGAGAGTGCCTTTTAATTGTGATAATGAAGTCTCACCATACTCCCTTTCTCCACTTAGTAATAAGAG TCACAAGCTACTCCGCTCTCCTCGAAAACCAGCTCGTAAAATCTCCAAAATCCCTTTTAAAGTGCTGGATGCTCCAGAGCTGCAGGATGACTTTTACCTCAACTTGGTGGACTGGTCTGCAGGGAACCTGCTCAGTGTGGGACTGGGGGCCTGTGTATACCTGTGGAGTGCCTGCACCAGTCAG GTGACACGGCTATGTGACCTTTCAGTGGATGGGGATTCTGTTACGTCAGTCTGCTGGAATGAAAGG GGAAGCCTAGTTGCAGTTGGAACACACAAAGGATATGTGCAGATCTGGGATGCAGCTGGAGGCAGGAAGCTCACAAGTTTAGAGGGGCACTCAGCACGTGTAG GCGCCCTTGCGTGGAATGGAGAGCAGCTCTCCTCTGGAAGTCGTGACAGAGTAATCCTGCAGCGGGACGTGCGGACGCCCCCCTCAGCCTCTACAGAGAAAAGGCTTCAGGGACACAGACAAGAGGTGTGCGGTCTCAAATGGTCTCCTGATCATCAGCACCTGGCATCCGGGGGCAATGACAACAAG cTGCTGGTTTGGAACAGCTCCAGTCTTCTGCCTGTGCAGCAGTATAGTGACCACCTGGCGGCAGTGAAGGCCATCGCCTGGTCTCCTCACCAGCATGGGCTCCTGGCCTCAGGGGGCGGGACGGCTGACCGCTGCCTGCGCTTCTGGAACACTCTGACGGGACAGGCCCTTCAGAGCACAGACACAGGCTCACAGGTGTGCAATCTGGCCTGGTCCAAACACGCCAATGAACTG GTGAGCACTCATGGCTACTCCCAGAATCAAATTCTGGTGTGGAAATATCCATCGCTAACACAAGTGGCTAAGTTAACTGGCCACTCTTACAGAGTGCTTTATTTA GCTGTATCTCCTGATGGTGAAGCCATTGTTACGGGTGCTGGGGATGAGACACTTCGTTTCTggaatgtttttaataaaacaagatGCACAAAG gaATCAAAATCAGTGTTGAACCTCTTCACAAGGATCCGGTAG